One Gammaproteobacteria bacterium DNA segment encodes these proteins:
- a CDS encoding transposase: protein MSLWESWWKAIWLLRPAFSRLRTFLWFATAVAGLTVRGDLLGVTSLVRALALKPRFYDNLLDSFHSRAIKLERLAALWTQAVLRLFPAPLLVNGRRVMVGDGIKVPKRGKKMPAVKLLHQQSDANTKPEYIMGHSLQAVSLLVEADQSVFAVPLAVRIHEGLVFSNRDRRTLLDKMLALIQTVAITEPFYYVADAYYAAGKMVRGLIAEGNHLVTRVRSNAVAYTPYHQRGPRKRGRPRRYGKKLKLRSLLNDTNDFQSAPSPVYGEDNVTIRYQVRDLLWRPAGQLVRFVAVIHPTRCRWL, encoded by the coding sequence ATGTCGCTATGGGAGTCCTGGTGGAAAGCAATCTGGCTGCTGCGTCCGGCGTTCTCGCGCCTGCGCACCTTCCTGTGGTTCGCCACCGCCGTGGCCGGTCTCACCGTGCGAGGCGATCTTTTAGGCGTGACCAGCCTCGTGCGGGCGCTCGCCCTCAAGCCCCGCTTCTACGACAACCTGCTGGATTCGTTCCACAGCCGCGCCATCAAGCTCGAGCGGCTCGCGGCGCTGTGGACCCAGGCCGTGCTGCGGCTCTTTCCCGCGCCGCTGCTCGTCAACGGCCGCCGCGTCATGGTCGGGGACGGGATCAAAGTCCCCAAGCGCGGCAAGAAGATGCCCGCCGTGAAGCTATTGCATCAGCAGTCCGACGCCAACACCAAGCCCGAATACATCATGGGACACTCCCTTCAGGCGGTGAGCCTGCTGGTTGAGGCCGACCAAAGCGTCTTCGCTGTCCCCCTCGCCGTGCGCATCCACGAGGGCCTCGTCTTCTCCAATCGCGACCGGCGCACCCTGCTCGACAAGATGCTCGCCCTGATTCAGACCGTGGCGATCACGGAACCCTTCTACTACGTTGCCGATGCCTACTACGCCGCCGGCAAGATGGTTCGCGGCCTCATCGCCGAGGGCAACCATCTCGTCACCCGCGTCCGATCCAATGCCGTCGCTTACACCCCCTATCACCAGCGCGGCCCGAGGAAAAGAGGCCGGCCGAGACGCTACGGGAAGAAGCTCAAGCTCAGGTCACTGCTGAACGACACGAACGACTTCCAATCCGCGCCAAGCCCCGTCTACGGCGAGGACAACGTCACGATTCGGTACCAGGTCCGAGACCTGCTCTGGCGGCCCGCCGGACAGCTCGTGCGCTTCGTCGCCGTCATCCACCCGACCAGATGTAGATGGCTGTAA
- a CDS encoding ISKra4 family transposase, with product MYASEHGEKRNRKRMATVATVYDVAPHVRSAVDVIGRQGEDGKPSRKDAPKAQNKRVWASIEADMERVTEQIVEESLRRDPKRERPWVMLVDGHKDQIKVIKRVFKRHAIKVPLILDFIHVLEYLWRATWCFFDSKDKEQAQAAEHWVLEKAQAILEGRSGPVAAGIRIKAKRCALSAKKQEVIATVANYLTNHTAMLRYDQFMQQGYPIATGVIEGACRHLIADRFEITGARWSLKTAEGILRLRAIRASGDWDRYQAFHKKQEWKRNHLQRFHGPETQAMVWAE from the coding sequence GTGTACGCGTCTGAGCACGGGGAGAAACGCAACCGCAAGCGCATGGCGACGGTAGCCACGGTCTATGATGTGGCGCCCCACGTTCGCTCAGCGGTGGACGTGATAGGGAGACAGGGGGAGGACGGTAAGCCTTCACGCAAGGACGCGCCGAAGGCGCAGAACAAGCGAGTATGGGCCTCGATCGAAGCAGACATGGAGCGGGTCACGGAGCAAATTGTGGAGGAATCCCTGCGCCGGGATCCGAAACGCGAGCGGCCTTGGGTGATGCTGGTTGACGGGCACAAGGACCAAATCAAGGTAATCAAGCGGGTGTTCAAGCGACACGCCATTAAGGTCCCGCTGATCCTGGACTTCATCCATGTCCTGGAATACCTGTGGCGCGCGACCTGGTGCTTCTTTGACAGCAAAGATAAGGAGCAGGCGCAGGCGGCCGAGCACTGGGTGTTGGAGAAGGCGCAAGCCATCCTTGAAGGACGTTCCGGCCCAGTGGCGGCCGGGATAAGGATCAAGGCCAAGCGCTGCGCGCTGTCAGCGAAGAAGCAAGAGGTCATCGCGACAGTGGCGAATTACTTGACCAACCATACTGCGATGTTGCGTTACGACCAGTTCATGCAACAGGGTTACCCGATAGCAACCGGCGTGATCGAAGGCGCGTGCCGCCATCTGATTGCTGATCGGTTCGAAATAACGGGGGCGCGTTGGTCGCTAAAAACCGCGGAGGGCATCCTTCGGCTTCGTGCGATCCGCGCCAGTGGCGACTGGGATAGGTATCAGGCATTCCACAAGAAGCAGGAGTGGAAAAGAAACCACCTTCAGCGCTTCCACGGGCCGGAAACACAAGCCATGGTTTGGGCGGAATGA
- the istA gene encoding IS21 family transposase, with amino-acid sequence MAISKEQEAQILRYHYVEKWRVGTIASQLGVHHNVVNRVLSQAGMPKVERAAQPSMIDPYLPFITDTLAQFPTLTASRLYGMVRERGYPGGPDHFRHQLACYRPRPRPEAFLRLKTLPGDQGQIDWGHFGKLTIGRATHALMAFVMVLSYSRRIFLRFFLDAKMANFLRGHEAAFTASNGLPKVLLYDNLKSAVLERQGEAIRFHPTLLEFAAHYRFEPRPVAVARGNEKGRVERAIRTIRDNFWPARQWTDIDDLNAQAEAWCNGWAMDRPCPEDRALSVRQAFEQEPLLALPDNPYPTDERVEVHIGKTPYARFEGNDYSVPHTHVRRTLTVSASPTEVRILDGGDVIARHPRSYDKGRQIEQPEHIEALVQIKRQARHHRGQDHLAQAAPASRQLLIQAAERGDNLGAITAALLRLLDAYGAPELEAAIQESLAHGVAHPNGVRIALQRRREARNQPPRVGVRIDHARARGLVVRTHDLGGYDALQSTPPEAEDDAQEEPQ; translated from the coding sequence TTGGCCATCAGCAAAGAACAAGAGGCGCAGATCCTGCGCTATCACTACGTCGAGAAGTGGCGGGTGGGCACCATTGCCAGCCAGTTGGGCGTACACCACAACGTCGTCAATCGGGTGCTCTCCCAGGCCGGCATGCCGAAGGTCGAGCGGGCTGCGCAGCCGTCGATGATCGATCCTTATCTGCCGTTCATCACCGACACCCTGGCCCAGTTCCCCACGCTCACCGCCAGCCGCCTCTACGGCATGGTGCGTGAACGGGGCTACCCCGGCGGCCCCGACCACTTCCGCCATCAGCTCGCCTGTTACCGGCCACGCCCCCGGCCCGAGGCCTTTCTGCGCCTGAAGACCCTGCCCGGCGACCAGGGACAGATCGACTGGGGCCATTTCGGCAAGCTCACCATCGGCCGCGCAACCCATGCCCTGATGGCCTTTGTCATGGTGCTCAGCTACTCCCGGCGCATTTTTTTGCGCTTCTTCCTCGATGCCAAGATGGCCAACTTCCTGCGGGGCCATGAGGCGGCCTTCACCGCCTCGAACGGCCTGCCCAAGGTCCTGCTCTACGACAACCTGAAAAGCGCCGTGCTGGAGCGCCAGGGTGAGGCCATCCGCTTCCATCCCACCTTGCTCGAGTTCGCCGCCCACTACCGCTTTGAGCCCCGTCCGGTGGCGGTGGCCCGGGGCAACGAGAAGGGGCGGGTGGAGCGCGCCATCCGCACGATACGCGATAATTTCTGGCCGGCCCGCCAATGGACCGACATCGATGATCTCAACGCCCAGGCCGAGGCCTGGTGCAACGGCTGGGCCATGGACCGGCCCTGCCCGGAGGACCGTGCCCTCTCGGTGCGCCAGGCCTTCGAGCAGGAGCCCCTGCTGGCGCTGCCCGATAACCCCTATCCCACCGACGAGCGGGTCGAGGTCCACATCGGCAAGACCCCTTACGCGCGCTTCGAGGGCAACGACTACAGCGTGCCCCACACCCATGTGCGCCGCACCCTCACCGTCTCGGCCTCACCCACCGAGGTGCGGATCCTCGACGGCGGAGACGTCATCGCCCGCCACCCGCGCAGCTACGACAAGGGCCGGCAGATCGAACAGCCGGAACACATCGAGGCACTGGTCCAGATCAAACGCCAGGCCCGGCATCATCGCGGCCAGGACCACCTGGCCCAGGCCGCACCGGCCAGCCGGCAGTTACTCATACAGGCCGCTGAGCGTGGCGACAACCTCGGCGCCATCACCGCCGCCCTGCTGCGCCTCCTCGATGCCTACGGCGCCCCCGAGCTGGAAGCGGCCATCCAGGAGAGCCTGGCCCACGGGGTCGCTCACCCCAACGGCGTGCGCATCGCCCTGCAGCGGAGGCGCGAGGCGAGAAACCAGCCGCCCCGGGTGGGAGTGCGCATCGACCACGCGCGCGCCAGGGGGCTGGTGGTACGCACCCATGATCTGGGCGGCTACGACGCCTTGCAGTCCACCCCGCCCGAAGCCGAAGACGACGCCCAGGAGGAGCCCCAATGA
- a CDS encoding DNA methylase — MGSYFGSKATSGLCQAIIALMPPHDTYIESHLGGGAIMQRKPPALVNIGIDRNRRALAKFECPYPVELVHGCAHRFLAEYAYRGRELIYCDPPYLQPTRRGERRYRFDYEEHDHVALLELLKCLPCHVILSGYPSALYDERLAGWRSLELQVMNQAGVVTEKLWFNFSVERLHWARYAGKNFTDRQRIKRKAVSWARRYEAMPPAERLAVLSAVMAVEVQEPEPGTPSP; from the coding sequence ATGGGCAGCTACTTCGGATCGAAGGCGACGTCGGGTTTGTGCCAGGCGATCATCGCCCTGATGCCGCCCCACGACACCTACATCGAGAGCCACCTCGGCGGCGGGGCGATCATGCAACGCAAGCCGCCGGCGCTCGTCAACATCGGCATCGACCGCAATCGGCGAGCACTCGCGAAGTTCGAATGCCCCTATCCGGTCGAGCTGGTGCATGGTTGCGCGCACCGATTCCTGGCCGAGTATGCGTATCGGGGGCGAGAGCTCATCTACTGCGACCCGCCCTATCTGCAGCCGACCCGCCGCGGCGAGCGCCGATACCGTTTCGACTACGAAGAGCACGACCACGTGGCGTTGCTCGAGCTGCTCAAGTGCCTGCCCTGTCACGTGATCCTCTCCGGCTACCCCTCGGCGCTCTACGACGAGCGGCTGGCCGGGTGGCGCAGCCTCGAGCTTCAGGTGATGAACCAGGCGGGCGTCGTCACCGAGAAGCTGTGGTTCAACTTCAGCGTCGAGCGCCTGCACTGGGCGCGCTATGCGGGCAAGAACTTCACGGACCGCCAACGCATCAAGCGCAAGGCGGTGAGCTGGGCCCGCCGCTACGAGGCCATGCCGCCCGCCGAGCGCCTGGCGGTGCTCTCGGCCGTGATGGCCGTGGAAGTCCAGGAGCCCGAGCCCGGCACGCCTTCTCCATAA
- a CDS encoding tyrosine-type recombinase/integrase: MQTTSTPWNKGRLVGPKAPLKHYQIWRIRRCLERNFARRDLALFSLALDSMLRSSDLLALRVGDVMDEAWHVRTALVIRQRKTGHIAQVEVGPYTRAALEAWVAFSAKSASDFLFTGRNDNHGPPIGTAQYRKRVKAWVASIGLNPDAYSTHSLRRTLAARVYQETKNIEVVRNLLGQNSVSSTSHYLDIGGTESLAVARHYRI; the protein is encoded by the coding sequence ATGCAGACCACATCGACCCCTTGGAACAAGGGCCGCCTCGTCGGCCCGAAGGCCCCCCTCAAGCACTACCAGATTTGGCGTATTCGCCGGTGTCTCGAACGCAACTTCGCGAGACGTGATCTCGCGCTGTTCTCCTTGGCGCTGGACTCTATGCTGCGATCCTCCGACTTGCTCGCCCTCAGGGTGGGGGACGTGATGGATGAAGCATGGCACGTGAGGACGGCCCTCGTCATTCGGCAGCGTAAGACGGGGCACATCGCCCAGGTAGAAGTTGGCCCCTATACGAGGGCGGCCCTGGAGGCCTGGGTGGCCTTCAGCGCAAAATCCGCCTCGGACTTCCTCTTCACGGGTAGGAACGACAACCACGGTCCGCCCATTGGCACCGCGCAGTATCGGAAGCGCGTCAAGGCCTGGGTCGCATCCATCGGCCTGAACCCCGATGCGTACAGTACTCATAGCCTCCGGCGAACACTTGCCGCCCGGGTGTACCAGGAGACCAAGAACATCGAGGTCGTTCGCAACTTGCTAGGCCAGAACTCAGTCTCGTCAACGTCTCACTATCTCGATATCGGCGGGACCGAGTCACTGGCGGTTGCAAGGCATTACCGCATCTGA
- a CDS encoding IS4 family transposase → MKAAQALRQDDIIEFIDTLFDGDLHAKRVLSLANAAWGVLTSASLAVHAIGQGLAHAQGTLSKHGVKQVDRLLSNRGIKLARFFACWVPYVIGARTKVVVALDWTSFANDGHETLVLSMLTRHGRATPLLWQTVEAATLKGRQTDYEDALLCRLYEVLPAGVAVTIVADRGFADCKLLKLLSEELGFGYVVRLRSQYYITNAKGERRKAAKWVGTHGRARTLRDATLTDSQALPVATVVCVQAKDMKEPWCLAASDREAKAKTLIGYYAKRWGIETSFRDIKDLRFGMGMSSLRIGRPERRDRLLLISALAIALLSLLGAAGEALGYDRWLKANTVKRRTHSLFRQGLMLYEHIPNWPEERLRPLFEKFTELLHEQRVFRDAFGII, encoded by the coding sequence ATGAAAGCAGCACAGGCGCTTCGGCAGGATGACATCATCGAGTTCATTGATACGCTTTTCGACGGCGACTTGCACGCCAAGCGCGTGTTGTCGCTGGCGAACGCGGCCTGGGGGGTGCTGACCAGCGCTTCGCTGGCAGTGCATGCCATCGGTCAGGGTTTGGCGCATGCCCAGGGGACGCTGAGCAAGCATGGTGTGAAGCAGGTGGACCGGCTGCTGAGCAACCGCGGCATCAAACTCGCTAGGTTCTTTGCGTGCTGGGTGCCCTATGTTATCGGCGCACGTACCAAGGTGGTGGTGGCGCTGGACTGGACGAGCTTTGCCAATGACGGGCACGAGACGCTGGTGCTGTCGATGCTGACCCGTCATGGTCGTGCCACACCGTTGCTGTGGCAGACGGTGGAGGCTGCCACCCTCAAGGGCCGGCAGACGGATTACGAGGATGCGTTGCTGTGTCGGCTCTATGAGGTGCTGCCGGCGGGGGTGGCGGTGACGATCGTGGCCGATCGGGGCTTTGCGGACTGCAAGCTGTTGAAGCTGCTGAGCGAGGAGTTGGGTTTCGGCTATGTGGTGCGGTTGCGCAGCCAGTATTACATCACCAACGCCAAGGGCGAGCGGCGCAAGGCAGCGAAGTGGGTGGGTACCCATGGCCGGGCGCGCACGTTGCGCGATGCGACGCTGACCGACTCCCAAGCCCTGCCCGTGGCCACGGTCGTGTGTGTGCAGGCCAAGGACATGAAGGAGCCGTGGTGCCTGGCTGCCAGTGACCGCGAGGCGAAGGCGAAGACGCTCATCGGTTACTACGCCAAGCGCTGGGGGATTGAGACGAGCTTCCGCGACATCAAGGATCTGCGCTTCGGCATGGGGATGTCCTCGCTGCGGATCGGTCGCCCGGAGCGCCGCGACCGGTTGTTGCTGATCAGTGCACTGGCCATCGCCTTGCTGTCGCTGCTCGGTGCCGCGGGAGAGGCGTTGGGCTACGATCGCTGGCTGAAGGCAAATACCGTTAAGCGGCGTACCCACTCGCTGTTTCGCCAGGGACTGATGCTCTACGAACATATTCCGAATTGGCCTGAGGAGCGATTGCGCCCGTTATTCGAGAAGTTCACCGAACTCCTCCACGAGCAACGCGTGTTCCGCGATGCCTTCGGTATTATTTGA
- the istB gene encoding IS21-like element helper ATPase IstB, producing the protein MIPNPSLKERATALKLHGLLSHWEEHADAGWVESLIQWEEEERADRSLERRMKGARLGRFKPLADFDWGWPSRCDRELVSELMRLDFLTEAVNIILVGPNGVGKSTLARNIAHQAVLAGHSVLFTSAGQMLNDLAAQDGDSALKRRLARYARPQLLAVDEVGYLAYSNRHADLLFEIVSRRYEEKSTLVTTNRPFAEWGEVFPNASCVVSLVDRLVHRSEILTIEGESYRLKEAKERQQQQAQRRQSAAKSNKGAQP; encoded by the coding sequence ATGATCCCTAACCCATCCCTGAAAGAACGGGCCACGGCCCTCAAGCTCCATGGCCTGCTGAGCCATTGGGAGGAGCACGCCGACGCTGGCTGGGTCGAGTCCCTGATCCAGTGGGAAGAGGAAGAACGTGCCGACCGCAGCCTCGAGCGGCGCATGAAAGGGGCGCGGCTGGGCCGCTTCAAACCCCTGGCCGACTTCGACTGGGGCTGGCCCAGCCGTTGCGACCGGGAACTGGTCAGTGAGCTGATGCGCCTCGACTTCCTTACCGAGGCGGTCAATATCATCCTGGTGGGACCCAACGGGGTCGGCAAATCCACCCTGGCCCGCAACATCGCCCATCAAGCGGTGCTGGCCGGCCACAGCGTCCTCTTTACCAGCGCCGGCCAGATGCTCAATGACTTGGCCGCCCAGGATGGCGACAGCGCCCTCAAGCGGCGCCTCGCCCGCTACGCCCGCCCTCAACTGCTAGCGGTCGACGAGGTGGGGTATCTCGCCTACTCCAATCGCCATGCCGATCTGCTGTTCGAGATCGTCTCCCGCCGCTACGAGGAGAAATCCACCCTGGTCACCACCAACCGACCCTTCGCCGAATGGGGTGAAGTCTTTCCCAACGCCTCCTGCGTGGTCTCCCTCGTGGACCGGCTGGTACACCGCTCCGAGATCCTCACTATCGAAGGTGAATCCTACCGGCTCAAGGAGGCCAAGGAGCGACAGCAGCAACAGGCGCAGCGGCGCCAATCCGCAGCCAAATCCAACAAAGGAGCCCAACCATGA